The genomic interval AAGGACAGCCTCTGGGCCAAGTACCGGCGCTTGCAGGCCGCGATCGCGAAGCCCTAAACCGGCTCGGGTGGACGCACCGGCTTGGGCCGGGGCGGCTTGGTGGTGTGGATGGCCATGGTGGCTTTGTCCATATCGCCCGCCATCAGCGCGGGTACGGCCAAAATGGCCCGGGTCATGCTGTCTTCAATCGCCGTGCGGTGGTCGGCAGACGGCTTTTTCAGCACCCAGTTCAGTACCTCATCGCGCGCACCCGGGTGGCCAATGCCAATGCGCAGCCGCCAGTAATCGGCGCTGCCCAGTTGCGCATGGATGTCGCGCAGGCCGTTGTGCCCCGCGTGGCTGCCACCCAGCTTGAGCTTGGCCTGGCCGGGGATGATGTCCAGCTCGTCGTGCACCACCAGAATCTCGCTGGGCTGGATCTTGAAGAAGCGGGCCAGCGCGCCCACCGATTTACCCGACAGGTTCATGAAGGTTTGCGGTTTGAGCAGCCAGCGCGGCTCGCCGTCCACCACCACGCGGGCCACCAGGCCGTAGTAGCTTTTGTCGGGCTGCAGGCTGGTTTTGAGCTCGTGCGCCAGTGCGTCTATCCACCAGAACCCGGCGTTGTGGCGGGTGGCTTCGTACTCGGGGCCGGGGTTGCCCAGGCCAACAAACAGTTTGATCATGACGGGGATTATC from Comamonadaceae bacterium OS-1 carries:
- the pth gene encoding peptidyl-tRNA hydrolase yields the protein MIKLFVGLGNPGPEYEATRHNAGFWWIDALAHELKTSLQPDKSYYGLVARVVVDGEPRWLLKPQTFMNLSGKSVGALARFFKIQPSEILVVHDELDIIPGQAKLKLGGSHAGHNGLRDIHAQLGSADYWRLRIGIGHPGARDEVLNWVLKKPSADHRTAIEDSMTRAILAVPALMAGDMDKATMAIHTTKPPRPKPVRPPEPV